In Geotalea uraniireducens, the genomic window TGTCCGGCAACCCTTACTCGCTCGCCGCATTTAACCTGGCCCTCGGCATCGTCGCGGGATATGTCATGCACCGTTCCGATTTCTGCATCGCCGGGATGTTCCGCGACATGTTCCTGTTCCGCCGTTTTACCATGCTCCGCTCCCTGCTGCTGTTGGTCGTAGTGAGTATGGTGCTGTTCGAGGCGGCCCGCCTGGCCGGCCTGCTCGTCCGCTACCCCTTTCCCCTGTTGGCCCCGCCTTCGCTGGCCAACATTGTCGGCGGAAGCCTGTTCGGCGTCGGGATGGTCCTGGCAGGCGGTTGTGTCGTCGGAACCCTTTACCGGGTTGGCGCGGGGAATGCTGCCAGCGTCGTCGCCCTGTTCGGGCTGGTCGGCGGCAGCGCCCTCTATGCCGATCTGGCACCGTGGTGGAGCGCCTTCACCAGGGCAACCGCACTTCCCGGCGCCACCGTCACGGTCCCCGAACTGCTCGGCATCGCGCCGACAATCCCGGTGCTGATCCTGGCCGGCGGCGCAGGCGGGTTCTTTTGGCTCTGGTACCGTGACGGCTCCTGGGCGAGGAACGCCGCCGCCGAAGGATACCTGCAACCGTGGAAAGCGGCGCTGGCCCTCGGCGGGATCGGTCTCCTTTCGGTCGTCACCTCCACCATGCCGCTGGGAATCACCACCTCCTACGCCAAGGTAGGGGGATGGCTGGAATCGTTACTGCTGCCGGGAAGAGTCGACGGACTTGCCTATTTTCACTCGTTGCCGTTGCAGCTGCCGGCCGTGACCCCGCTCGGCGGCGTGCCGCTCAGCGGTGGGCCGGCACCGGCCGTCGACGCCATAGCGATCATCCAGCTG contains:
- a CDS encoding YeeE/YedE family protein; translated protein: MSGNPYSLAAFNLALGIVAGYVMHRSDFCIAGMFRDMFLFRRFTMLRSLLLLVVVSMVLFEAARLAGLLVRYPFPLLAPPSLANIVGGSLFGVGMVLAGGCVVGTLYRVGAGNAASVVALFGLVGGSALYADLAPWWSAFTRATALPGATVTVPELLGIAPTIPVLILAGGAGGFFWLWYRDGSWARNAAAEGYLQPWKAALALGGIGLLSVVTSTMPLGITTSYAKVGGWLESLLLPGRVDGLAYFHSLPLQLPAVTPLGGVPLSGGPAPAVDAIAIIQLPVIVGIMAGSMLSALLLREFRIYLRLPVRQYLSALTGGVLMGLAARMAPACNVWHLAGGLPILAWQSIFFTVGLLPGAWLGSILLARVVAR